From Drosophila virilis strain 15010-1051.87 chromosome X, Dvir_AGI_RSII-ME, whole genome shotgun sequence, the proteins below share one genomic window:
- the dgt4 gene encoding augmin complex subunit dgt4: MESTNTTNSSLDDIQYLLHLESLKRYTEEAKNMQRQVEEHARNFVEAKRQYQREFARLVSLSKNINLCETLDAKSSHILDTHVSNTSLKLSEMSAALANEKRPNEMDMRILEECKLQLERKHRPRIKLAKHQLNVASNREALKTLRTTLDNVENGFELSTLATMDQLTIELQPPQSN, from the coding sequence ATGGAATCAACAAACACGACAAACAGCAGCCTTGACGACATACAATACCTGCTGCACCTGGAATCCCTCAAACGGTACACAGAAGAGGCCAAGAACATGCAGCGCCAAGTGGAGGAGCATGCGCGCAATTTCGTCGAAGCCAAACGCCAATATCAACGTGAATTTGCGCGTCTTGTCAGCTTAAGCAAAAACATCAATTTGTGCGAGACACTGGACGCGAAGAGCTCACACATACTCGACACCCATGTGTCGAACACAAGTCTCAAACTGTCCGAAATGAGCGCCGCTCTGGCCAACGAAAAGCGTCCCAACGAAATGGACATGCGCATTCTGGAGGAGTgcaagctgcagctggagcgcAAACATCGGCCGCGCATCAAGCTCGCCAAGCATCAGCTCAATGTTGCCAGTAACCGGGAGGCGCTCAAAACGCTGCGCACCACGCTGGACAATGTGGAGAACGGCTTTGAGCTATCCACGCTTGCGACAATGGATCAATTGACAATTGAGCTGCAGCCACCGCAATCTAATTAA
- the Nsun2 gene encoding tRNA (cytosine(34)-C(5))-methyltransferase, with amino-acid sequence MARGKKQNPFAARKRQKRANGAPERPDRRAEPYKEIERDNASFIKYYHLQNICANEEEWTQFLASIRDNLPTTFRVTGFKDEAKALLNIIKTQLFTEYVRAVAELHELPAEQVERPLCLPWYPNGLAYQLHLTRKDIRRSEPLFRLHNFLIVETKAGSISRQEAVSMIPPLVLDVQPTDKVLDMCAAPGSKTAQLIEALHAAPEQHKIPPGFVLANDVDNNRCYMLVHQAKRLNSPCLLVTNHDSSFFPNLLQTDAATGNKSILKFDKILCDVPCSGDGTLRKNPDIWMKWNLAQAYNLHGVQYRIVRRGAEMLAVGGRLVYSTCSLNPIENEAVLQRIIKDADGALELVDAAHLVPGLKHKPGMTNWKLATKEVDAVYSTFDEVPEQLHTIIRPAMFPLPAKELATIGLEKCMRVLPHLQDSGGFFVAVIEKRRPLNFEKNDLQDLLQQQQQAETAPQPEPKLDAAGKPVEEKSTPWGPQRKRRRLHGYKEDPYVFFGEQDADYESIQQFYQLDESLNKRCLLTRCQTERKKNIYYCSEPIRDLVLNNEKNIKIINTGVKTFVRCENRHTAHPYRLAQEGLQTSNAFIGNSRRIQVERDDLVLLLNCTDPTKPPSTLELKPETQQRCKELGIGSCVLKYVDEAFTLFIVGWRGTSSLRAYVDRDETVHILRLLGADLSKFEVNKYEKAKEAAAAAAAEAAAAVDVAAQKAEPEELQESVGSDQD; translated from the exons atgGCGCGTGGCAAGAAACAAAATCCGTTTGCAGCTAGAAAACGGCAAAAGCGTGCAAAT GGTGCTCCAGAGCGTCCCGATCGTCGTGCCGAGCCCTATAAGGAAATTGAGCGCGATAATGCGTCATTCATTAAATACTATCACCTGCAGAATATCTGCGCCAACGAGGAGGAATGGACACAGTTTTTGGCCAGCATACGCGACAATCTGCCCACCACATTCCGTGTGACAGGCTTCAAGGATGAGGCGAAGGCGCTGTTGAACATAATCAAGACGCAACTGTTTACCGAATATGTGCGCGCTGTCGCTGAGCTGCACGAGCTGCCCGCGGAACAGGTGGAACGTCCACTATGCCTGCCCTGGTATCCCAATGGCTTGGCCTATCAATTGCATTTGACACGCAAGGATATTCGTCGCTCGGAGCCGCTCTTTCGGCTGCACAACTTTCTCATTGTTGAGACGAAGGCGGGCAGCATAAGTCGCCAGGAGGCGGTGTCCATGATACCGCCACTAGTGCTCGATGTGCAGCCCACGGACAAGGTGCTGGACATGTGCGCGGCGCCCGGTTCAAAGACAGCGCAGCTCATTGAGGCGCTGCATGCGGCGCCCGAACAGCACAAAATACCGCCGGGTTTTGTGCTGGCCAACGATGTGGACAACAATCGCTGCTATATGCTGGTGCATCAGGCCAAACGGCTCAATTCGCCCTGTCTGCTGGTGACCAATCACGACAGCAGTTTCTTTCCCAATCTGCTGCAGACCGATGCCGCCACCGGCAACAAATCCATACTCAAGTTCGATAAGATACTGTGCGATGTGCCCTGCTCGGGCGATGGCACGCTGCGCAAGAATCCCGATATTTGGATGAAATGGAATCTGGCGCAGGCATACAATCTGCATGGTGTCCAGTATCGGATTGTCCGGCGCGGTGCCGAAATGTTGGCGGTTGGCGGGCGTCTGGTCTACTCCACGTGCTCGCTAAATCCCATTGAGAATGAGGCGGTGCTGCAGCGCATCATTAAGGATGCGGATGGTGCACTggagctggtcgatgctgcgcatctaGTGCCTGGCCTTAAACACAAACCGGGCATGACCAACTGGAAGCTGGCCACCAAAGAGGTGGATGCCGTCTATAGCACTTTTGACGAAGTGCCCGAGCAGCTGCACACGATTATACGCCCGGCAATGTTCCCGCTGCCCGCCAAAGAATTGGCCACAATTGGCCTGGAAAAGTGCATGCGTGTGCTACCACATTTGCAGGACAGCGGTGGCTTCTTTGTGGCCGTCATCGAGAAGCGACGACCATTGAATTTCGAGAAAAACGATTTGCAGgatttgctgcagcagcagcagcaggccgaAACGGCGCCGCAGCCAGAACCTAAGCTGGATGCGGCTGGCAAGCCAGTGGAGGAGAAATCGACGCCATGGGGACCACAGCGCAAGCGACGTCGCCTGCATGGCTACAAGGAGGATCCGTATGTGTTCTTTGGCGAACAGGATGCCGACTACGAGTCCATTCAGCAGTTCTATCAGCTGGACGAATCGCTCAACAAACGCTGCCTGCTCACCCGTTGCCAAACGGAGCGCAAGAAGAACATTTACTACTGCTCGGAGCCAATACGCGATCTGGTCCTAAACAATGAAAAGAACATCAAGATTATCAATACGGGCGTTAAGACGTTTGTGCGCTGCGAGAATCGCCATACGGCGCATCCGTATCGCTTGGCCCAGGAGGGCCTGCAGACCTCGAATGCGTTCATTGGCAATAGTCGCCGCATTCAGGTGGAGCGCGATGAtctggtgctgctgctcaaCTGCACGGATCCAACGAAGCCGCCGTCAACGCTTGAACTGAAGCCGGAAACACAGCAGCGCTGCAAGGAGCTGG GCATTGGCAGCTGCGTACTCAAGTATGTGGACGAGGCGTTTACCCTCTTCATTGTTGGCTGGCGCGGCACCTCCAGTCTGCGCGCCTACGTCGATCGCGATGAGACGGTGCACATTTTGCGCCTGCTCGGCGCCGATCTAAGCAAGTTTGAGGTCAATAAATATGAGAAGGCCAAGgaggcagctgccgcagcagctgccgaagctgctgcagcagtcgATGTGGCAGCGCAAAAGGCAGAGCCGGAGGAGCTGCAAGAAAGCGTCGGCTCGGACCAGGACTAG